GTAAAAAGTAGGTATACGCATGCCCGCGATCGATCTAAGGGAGCGAATCCGGACTTCGGTGCTGGACGTTCGGGGGGACGGCAAGGCCGGGGGCGGCCTCGTCCTCGCCTTCCAGAGCCTGGCCAACCTCATGCTCCGGGACTCCGGCCTGCACGTCCAGGAGTGGCCCTTCTTCAGCAGCGCCCGGCGCGGTGCGAACATCCGCTCCTTCCTCCGGGTCAGCGCCAAACCGATCCTCGCCGCCTGTGAGGTGACCCGACCGGCGCTCTCGGTCCTGATGGACGAGGGGGCGGCCCGGTCGGCCGACTTCACGCAGGGGGTGCCCCAGGGGGGGACGTTCGTCCTCAACACCCCGCACACCCCCGAAGAGTGCGCGCGGCATTATGGGCTGACCGGCCGCGTCGTGACGGTCGCCGGCGACGCGATCGGCTCCGAGCACCTGAAGCACGCGATCGGCAACGTCTCGATCTACGTCGCCGTCGCGCACGCGATCGGGGGCTTCGAGGAGGCGGCGATCGTCGAGTCCTTCCTCCAGACCCTGAAGAAGCGCCACGTGCCCGACTCGGTGGTGGAGCGGAACCGAGGCGCGCTCCGCGC
This DNA window, taken from Candidatus Binatia bacterium, encodes the following:
- a CDS encoding 2-oxoacid:acceptor oxidoreductase family protein; protein product: MPAIDLRERIRTSVLDVRGDGKAGGGLVLAFQSLANLMLRDSGLHVQEWPFFSSARRGANIRSFLRVSAKPILAACEVTRPALSVLMDEGAARSADFTQGVPQGGTFVLNTPHTPEECARHYGLTGRVVTVAGDAIGSEHLKHAIGNVSIYVAVAHAIGGFEEAAIVESFLQTLKKRHVPDSVVERNRGALRA